In Phaseolus vulgaris cultivar G19833 chromosome 7, P. vulgaris v2.0, whole genome shotgun sequence, the genomic stretch TAGACAACTTTCTACCAGTAGTCGGCACATTTCACACAAGTGAAATCAAACCAGATCAGttgtatatataagaaagaaaaagattaataatccaaaaaaaattaacaatgtaaaaaataatgCAAAATTTGTGGTTGGAATTAAGGAAATATATGTTTGAGATATCTAAAATtagattattatattaacttacTATTTAGAGAATGGGGAGGGTTTTCTATTCAATCAATGAAACAAAGTTAACATACCAGAACCTATAATAATTATTTGagctttataaaatttatttgacctttattaaataaaatcttatattataataaaataatattttttatttaataaatgtaaCCGGTATCCacgtattattattaaataatattttttaatgttctaaCGAGTGATTTTTGGAGACTTCTCTCCCCGTTTGGACTCGGTGAAATATTTTTCAATGATATATGTTTAGTTGAAAAAGCTAATAAAGATGCTTTCTATATATGGGAATCACCTCCTTCGAATTAGTAATATGGAAAACTTCCTATATAGGGGAgtaaaaactttattttaacaAGTTTTGTGAAAGTATACTATTATGTATACGGATGTACAATACATAATACAAAAATTCTAATAAACggaaaacttattttatttttttagaaatttgaaagaggaatataattttaaaatattttgtttgttttgaaaataatgtttaacaaaaacaaaaaaattgagaaatttAAAACTGGAATATGATAATTTTAAAGGATGCTTTTTAGTTTGTGATatgaaaaatttatcttttttctaaatctttctattttttttatttggatgaGTTCTTTCTTcacaatttgtttttatttttcaatttttttaaacttagtTATTCAATTAGTAGTCGGAAGGTTGTTGTCTGCAAACTCAAAGTTAGGTTCTTTCAGTAACCAAATAAACATTAATCACTAAATCAaacaagttctttggtcatattataatttttattatacttattatattattattaatataatttatatttattaataataataataataaaaataataataataatataatttatattattaatattattgagtGGTTGAAAGTCTTGATCAGTATCTTCCTCAATCCTGACCTTTACCAACTGATTTTGTATCACCTATTGCAACTCCTCATTCCTTCTTTGAAATTGATCTTGTATCTAAAATGATTGATCTAACATTTTTCTCACAACTTCCTTTTCCCTTCTAATCTCTTCCTGCATCTTTTATGACTCCTCTATTCTCTCTTCATTTTGTCTCCACGTGTCTTCCATCATTGTCATGATTTGTTGTAGAGTTTGAGACATTGTTTCCTCTCCTTTCATGTCATCGTCCTTTTTGTTGCTTATATAATTGATTTACCTGTCAATGTGTTCTAGCCAATGAGTAACAAGATCTTAAATAAGAGTATTGAGTGTCTTAACCTCTttcatttctcattttttttaaccCAATGCTTGTTCATTTCTCTCTTTTCATAATAATTTGTATAAGACTTTGTTTGTAATCTCtattcattatatttattaCCATATATGTCTCTTTAATCTTATGATTAGTATgctttattaattaaaataggtTAAATATCTCAATaatattatcaaaatttattaaatagatttaaattatatcaattaaTATCTTAAAGCTCCATTTGCAACTTACTACAAACTTTATTAAAAGTGTGGCTAATCAAATCTAACCTAAATCATAACATTAAAGAgctcataatttttaatttttaatttttatttgatttgagtTTAAATTATCAGTTAACTTAATGAATGTGATGACTTTTATGGTGAAAAAATGTGATTTACATATTAAGGATAAATGAggatttgtaatatttttctatttttaatttaactttaaatATCTTCTTAGTtcttaaattttgaatattttgttttttaattctacaaacTTCTTTTAGTTAATCTAGTTCATATAATTTGAGTATTTTgattttcaatataattatCGAATTCATATATATGCATGGGAAGTGGCACTATTTTTCATGCCATATTTTGTTAGTTTCTTTAagagtggaaatattttttttaaactgaaGTAATTTGAGGGAAAAGAAGAGCAAAATATCCCAATTACGAAAAgcaaaaaagtgtttttttttctatatatatttacaataataattcttttatatctactttttttcctcttatttttatttttttaactttttttaataataaaaataaaattttataataaaataatattattattgtttggAAGAGTGAAAAAATATACGGTAAAACTTTTGTGGTCCATATATTTACGAAAAATTTTCATTGACACTGACATTTTTATATACATCAATTTcacaattgtttttttataataaaatattctattttaataataataacatattataataaaataataatttaggaAGTTTTAAGTTGAAAATGGGAATATGAGTGTTTCATATCCATATATTTAAAGAGATATAATATTTTGACAccctataaatattttttttaataaaaatacaagtaaaatgtaaaatgtttttaaattaaaaaattataaatttttataaataattaaaatattaatatttattgaaatttagatatgatgtaaaaaaatattgatatttaaaagatatgATAATACAGGTAACATTTCTGGTCAGAAACACCTTACCTTAGCTTCCTTCCCCAACCATGTCAGCGTTGATGTCCATTTCCCACAACCTTAAACCCGCCATATTGGTGTCCCCTTCTCTTCATCACTCTTCCTCATTCCCAGTACTATTGTCTTTCAAATCACCTTTCTCTCTCACTCATCCTATAAACCTCACCCGAAGACTCTTCCTTCCCTCGGTTTCCGGCATCTGGGACGCTCTCACCGGCGCCAATAACAATGCCCGTGAAGCCGTTCTCGCAATTCGACGCGGAATGTCTCTTTTCCGCCAGGTTCTTCTCCAATTCTACTTCCTCATCGTCAcctttttcttttacattttgtaCCACTTTGAGCATGCATCATAGCTGCTTATTTTTGTGTTCTGATGTGCTTCTGGTACTCATATAACATTTTATTCAATAGCACTTTTTGTGTCTATCTCTATGCATTATGAATTGTTTGTTGTACATTTAACATTTGTTGTTAAATTTATTGTTAAGGGTGATGTTTCGGGGTCTCTTGTGGAGTTCGACAAGGCAATGCAGTTGGATCCTCGTCAAAAGGCGTGTAGGTTTATACACTTCTGGAAAACGATTCATGAATTCACTTTGATATTTCGGTTATGAGACATTGTGATTGTTACCAGATCTTTGGCAAAGGGGCTTGACACTTTACTACCTCAATCGGTACTTACTTACACTACTTTCTCTAGCTAACTTTAGGAAAGAATCattgttgatttttttattgacaaagTAAAATAGGTGTGGCGTGGGCAAGCACAACTACAATGTGCTGCATCTGAGTGTATCCAATGGAGACTAAATTGGATCCTTTTTATTGTAGATTTGAAGAGGGAGCTGAGCAGTTTCGCTTTGATGTTGCGCAAAATCCAAATGACACGGAAGAGTCCATATGGTGCTTTCTGTGTGAAGCTCCACTGTATGGAGTGGATGAAGCAAGGAAGCGATTTCTTGAGGCAAGTAGTTGCTTCTATTTCTTGCCACTAGGAAGTTCACATGAAAATGGAGTGTGTAAATATGCAAATAATTATCATCTTTCTAAATGAATTTAGGTTGGCATAGACCCGAGGCCAGTCATGCGGGAAGCATATAACATGTTCAAAGATGGTGGGGATCCTGAAAAGGTGTGCTGTAGTTACGTTTTTACTTAGTATGCAGTTATTTCTGTTATATATAAAACCATGCTTAATTCTTCCCCTTATAACTTGAGCTAGATTTTAGGAGAGTTGTTGTTGGTCCGTGAGCATTTCTAAAGCATGccattttttttgtcttcatGCACATTTACCTCATAATCTGGTGATTCTTCCCAGATATCGAGTCCTCTCATACTTAAACTAAGATTATGTTGGCAATTTGTTAATCTGGTATAATTTTCACGATTTTTGATATGTTTCGTAGGACAGATTGTGTAACATCCCCTAAGATTTTACTCAACTACACAATCCTGCTTCATTTATACAACAATATAGCACCGTATATCTCTTCTGTTAACATAGATCACCCCTGATTATATCGTTGTTATATGAAGAGAGGGAGATTGGTGTAATGTTGAAAAAATGAGGGGTGTCAAGTGTAATTGTGCAAAATCTCGGGTGTTAGTAAATTTTTCTCTAATTCTTATGTTTACACAAATGCCAAACATGAGCTTCTCCTCTTGATGATTAATCAATATGCTTTTATGCCCTATGTGAAGCGGACATTGCTTTGTTCCTCAGCAGTTCTGCCTATTATTAACTGTAATGTAGAATGTATAATGAAAAATTCACTTCTTTTTAGTGAGTAAATAAGAAGTAGGAAATTAGCAGAGAGGACTTTGTGAGGCTGATATTTATCATCAAGGATCTGTTAACCACATCAGCAGTACACTAACAATCAATTCAAAAACTAGGAAGATGACATTATTCAAATTGAAAATAGAAAGTCaaaatttgaacatttttaGAATTAGAAGTCGAGGACCAAAAGTGCAAATAGCCTAATTTTGTTTCACTTTTTTTAATGAGAGCTTTGGATTCGATAATCTCTTGTCTAGTAGTAAAAATTTGTATGTTTGTGTTCTAGTAAAAAGTACTTCAGTATGATTCCTAGGGTTTCTAGTTAGAGCATTCAGAATTGAGTGTGTTTGTTCATAATGAGAGGTGTATTTTATAATTCCTAGTCAATTATTTTGTTATCTACCGGAACTTAACTAATATTATctaattcttaaaatttatattttcctaAGTCCTATAATTGACTGGTTAGATAAGATACCTCCTCTTTTAATAGGAGATCAAACTAGTTTCATAGTTAGATTAAGATATAATCTTACCATTTTTATCGTTTATTTGGTCAGAACCAGAATTGTAGACGTAGAAACAGGTTTGCAGTAATTCTCTACTTTCAGTTTCCTTCAAAGGCACTAGAATAATTTTATTGGACTTTGTTATTGGCACTCTATATTCCTCGTGCCTCTGTAAATGTAATCTGATGCGGGCAATTGATTTACCTGTCTAGTTTGTAGCTGCATTCTCTGGTGGAAGAGACAGTGAGTATTTTTATGCTTCATTATATGCCGGGCTTTATTACGAATCTCAGGTATTCTTGTAACTTCCAATCTTAAACATATCAAAAGATTATACATTTGGCTCAATGATTGATATCATTATCCCAATGGAACTCTGGCTGTTGTTTACATAGCCTCTGTTGGGTGGAATATTTATGGGGGTGGTAATTTGACAGAAttggtttttctatttttttttacattaggAAAAATCAGATATATGTTGAAATAATAATTGTGCATAGTCTTTCCAACCAAAAAATGCATGCACAAACGAAGAAcctcaaaataaatattcattagTTTGCACACTTTGTTGTTAGTTTTTGGAATTGGTAAGAGAGTGGCAAGGTTGAAGAAAGTCGACCAAACTGGAATATTGTATATTAACCTGCCATCTTGTTCTATGTCAGAAGATTTGTACATTTTATGGTTTTTATTTGGTTTCAAGTTGCTTTATGAATTTCATCCTAAGGATTTTTCCATGGGTAGAATGAAACAGATGCTGCTAAAGTTCACATAGTTGCTGCATGCCAGTCTTCTTACGGGCAAAggttttgttttgaataagTACACATTTCTTAGCTAGTGAAAAGAGTGCAAATTCGGAAACATGAAATGTGATCATTCATTCTTTAAATCAGGTCTGATGATTATATGGCTGCTCTTGCCAAGGTTCACTGTCTCTGTCGAAATTGGGTCTTCAACTAAAACATTTTGCAGTGTGTCCATTGTCCACGATGAAGCTGATTCGTAAGTGTCTCTATGTACTACAAACAGCATCTTGCGAGTTATTATGCTGCTGGAACGGTTAAAAGAAGTTATCATGTTCCTTTATTCATTTACCTTTTCACTTCATTTTGTGGCGTATATGAGTATTAGAAGTTCTTAAACAtgcaaattattttaataatgaaattatcTTTTGTTGAGTAATATACTATTTGGTTTCTACAAGGTTGATTTATCACCAGTTTAGTCTTCCAAATAACTCTTTGGTTAGCTTATTACGTCGATATTGAAATGTATCCCCGCAAATCTTGTATATCTCAATTTGGGACGAAGTTTAATCAAATTTGGAAACTTGGTCAATATGTAAGTAATATGCTGATTAAATTGATGTAGCTATTTGGGTTAGATGGGGGCACTTATGTACATATAATTATTACTGTTCAGCATCAGTATAGGAAGGAGCCATATTCAAATGAAATCTTATATTAACCACACAAACTAAACTCTAGCAGCATACATTTTAAGATTATTCTGACGTTCAAATCCAGTGTTTGTAGGAGGATGAGAatgtaaaatttagaaaaataatgagACATATATGACTAATTTGTATCATTCTTCCACGTACTATGACAGTGTTTCTTATGTCAACCCTGTGAACTTTGTTGGGCATGCTTGACGAACCTTTGTTAGATCTCCTATAGTGCATCATAACTAAGATAATAATTAAGATAATATTGTTAAGATTATTCTTCGTATTTAAGATATTGACATTGCTTGTTTTGAAAATTGTTAACTCTATTATGGTTGTTTTTAAAAGTCTAGAGCTAAGAGCAACTTAAAACCTCGTTTCCAATTTCACATTTAgaaacaatattattaaaatcatttactgcat encodes the following:
- the LOC137830051 gene encoding uncharacterized protein isoform X2, which codes for MSALMSISHNLKPAILVSPSLHHSSSFPVLLSFKSPFSLTHPINLTRRLFLPSVSGIWDALTGANNNAREAVLAIRRGMSLFRQGDVSGSLVEFDKAMQLDPRQKAYLWQRGLTLYYLNRFEEGAEQFRFDVAQNPNDTEESIWCFLCEAPLYGVDEARKRFLEVGIDPRPVMREAYNMFKDGGDPEKLHSLVEETVSIFMLHYMPGFITNLRMKQMLLKFT
- the LOC137830051 gene encoding uncharacterized protein isoform X1, with protein sequence MSALMSISHNLKPAILVSPSLHHSSSFPVLLSFKSPFSLTHPINLTRRLFLPSVSGIWDALTGANNNAREAVLAIRRGMSLFRQGDVSGSLVEFDKAMQLDPRQKAYLWQRGLTLYYLNRFEEGAEQFRFDVAQNPNDTEESIWCFLCEAPLYGVDEARKRFLEVGIDPRPVMREAYNMFKDGGDPEKFVAAFSGGRDSEYFYASLYAGLYYESQNETDAAKVHIVAACQSSYGQRSDDYMAALAKVHCLCRNWVFN